Proteins encoded in a region of the Anopheles ziemanni chromosome 2, idAnoZiCoDA_A2_x.2, whole genome shotgun sequence genome:
- the LOC131281852 gene encoding DNA-directed RNA polymerase III subunit RPC1: MPKEQFREADVIKKISHVSFNIDSAQQIQQEAHLHVVAKNLYNQNAERTPVAYGVLDRRMGVSQKDATCETCKKGLNDCVGHFGYIDLALPVFHVGHFRATITILQSICKVCSHVMLKEEEKKNFSVRLMNPNLSYLAKKSIHSQVLKKAKKNTKCPCCNSVNGPVKKGPGLMKIVHEPFRGKKASDPMVVKALHEMQAALESNRELLQTVGPTSLSKELNPVEVLDLFKNIPKSDVPLLGMTSAESNPADLIVTRVFVPPVCIRPSVVSEVKAGTTEDDLTMKQSEILLISDVIAKHTMTGGKIELIQEDWDYLQLHCALYFNSELSGIPLSLMPKKPTRGIVQRLKGKQGRFRGNLSGKRVDFSARTVISPDPNLMIHQVGVPDRVAKILTFPEKVNSANINRMRQLIRNGTEKHPGANYVQQKGSAFKKYLAYGNRDKVAQDLKCGDIVERHLMDGDVVLFNRQPSLHKLSIMCHVAKVQPQRTFRFNECACTPYNADFDGDEMNLHLPQTEEARAEALVLMGNKSNLVTPRNGELLIAATQDFITGGYLLTQKDQFLTREQVMQLAACMLSGPDANMVIDLPRPAIVKPRKLWTGKQIFSLILKPNARSCVNANLSTKGRNYTKDKDMCVKDSWVIIRNSELLCGAMDKGTLGSGTKYCIFYTILRDFGEEYAIRSMWRLARMASYFMMNHGFSFGIGDVTPSRKLLEEKQKLLENGYRKCDEYIAEMKKGTLQCQPGCTAEQTLEAVMLKELSSIRELAAKACFRELHPTNSALIMAQSGSKGSNINISQMIACVGQQAINGKRVPNGFEDRALPHFEKFSKIPAARGFVQNSFYSGLTPTEFFFHTMAGREGLVDTAVKTAETGYLQRRLVKCLEDLVVQYDGTVRNAIGEVVEFTYGGDGLDPVFMEVKNKPVDIERQFMHVRNMLPCRNEEPLRGELVRSIGEAILSKPEFAGCREDFRKECLEYLGLFGERLAAIQRRYRKGPKVGMEIERTTAGHLEQFLLQVRNKYNKAITEPGTAVGALAAQSIGEPGTQMTLKTFHFAGVASMNITQGVPRIVEIINATKAISTPIITAEIENNTNMEFARKVKARIEKTTLGEISSYIEEVYKSDDCFLLIKLDLDRIRVLGLEVNAETIRYSICTSKLKLKQDNVEIHGPSLITIRPDSSKHSHSLNAELQRLITAMPNVVVAGLPQVSRAVIAVDDSRGTPKYRLCVEGCGLRDVMATYGVIGSKTKSNNILEVYQTLGIEAARSTIMTEITEVMEGHGMSVDHRHIMLLASQMTSRGEVLGITRHGLAKMRESVFNLASFEKTADHLFDAAYYGQTDSVDGVSERIILGMPASIGTGLFKLIHNHSDTALDPIDDPIFNVV; encoded by the exons ATGCCTAAAGAACAATTTCGTGAAGCAGACGTTATCAAGAAAAT CTCCCATGTGTCTTTCAACATCGATAGTGCACAGCAGATTCAGCAAGAGGCTCATCTCCACGTAGTTGCCAAAAATTTGTACAACCAAAATGCCGAACGTACACCAGTTGCATACGGAGTTTTGGACCGGCGCATGGGAGTTAGTCAAAAAGATGCAACCTGTGAGACCTGCAAGAAAGGGCTTAACGACTGTGTCGGGCACTTTGGCTACATCGACCTGGCGCTCCCTGTATTTCATGTCGGACATTTCCGTGCAACAATTACGATACTTCAGTCAATCTGTAAAGTTTGCTCCCATGTTATGCTTAAAgaggaggaaaagaagaacTTTAGTGTCCGGTTGATGAATCCTAACCTTTCCTATTTGGCGAAAAAGTCAATTCATAGCCAGGTGTTGaaaaaggcgaaaaaaaatactaaatgTCCTTGCTGCAATAGTGTTAATGGACCGGTCAAGAAAGGTCCTGGCTTAATGAAAATAGTACACGAACCGTTTCGAGGAAAGAAAGCATCGGATCCGATGGTGGTGAAAGCTCTTCACGAAATGCAGGCCGCCCTTGAGTCCAATCGAGAACTGTTGCAAACTGTCGGGCCTACATCACTTTCCAAGGAGTTAAATCCAGTTGAAGTGCTGGATCTGTTCAAAAATATACCAAAATCTGATGTACCATTGCTAGGAATGACATCAGCCGAATCCAATCCTGCCGATCTGATTGTCACTCGCGTGTTCGTCCCACCCGTGTGCATTAGACCTTCTGTAGTTTCCGAAGTTAAGGCAGGCACGACGGAAGATGATCTGACCATGAAACAAAGTGAAATATTACTCATTAGCGACGTGATTGCAAAACACACAATGACCGGTGGGAAAATTGAACTTATCCAGGAGGACTGGGACTATCTGCAACTACACTGTGCACTGTACTTCAATAGCGAATTATCTGGCATACCCCTATCACTGATG CCCAAAAAACCCACCCGTGGCATAGTGCAACGATTAAAAGGCAAACAAGGCCGTTTCCGTGGAAATCTGTCGGGTAAACGGGTGGATTTTTCCGCACGCACAGTCATATCTCCCGATCCGAATTTAATGATTCATCAGGTTGGAGTACCTGATAGAGTGGCAAAAATTTTGACATTCCCCGAGAAGGTTAATTCGGCCAACATTAAT CGTATGCGTCAACTGATTCGCAATGGTACGGAAAAACATCCTGGTGCAAATTATGTGCAGCAAAAAGGAAGCGCATTTAAAAAGTATCTGGCATATGGCAACCGGGATAAGGTCGCGCAAGATTTAAAGTGTGGCGACATCGTTGAACGACACCTCATGGACGGTGACGTGGTGCTTTTCAACCGACAGCCTAGCTTGCACAAGCTGAGCATCATGTGTCATGTAGCAAAGGTTCAACCTCAACGCACGTTTCGATTCAACGAATGTGCCTGCACGCCGTACAATGCCGATTTTGACGGGGACGAGATGAATCTACATCTGCCGCAGACCGAAGAAGCACGTGCCGAGGCACTCGTGTTGATGGGTAACAAATCGAACCTCGTAACACCTCGCAACGGGGAACTGTTGATTGCAGCCACGCAGGATTTCATCACCGGTGGCTACCTGTTGACGCAGAAAGACCAATTTCTCACGCGGGAACAAGTGATGCAACTGGCGGCGTGCATGCTATCCGGCCCGGACGCAAATATGGTGATTGACTTGCCGCGTCCGGCGATTGTGAAACCACGCAAACTGTGGACCGGCAAACAGATCTTCAGTCTCATACTGAAGCCCAACGCTCGCTCCTGTGTGAATGCCAATCTGTCCACGAAAGGTCGAAACTATACGAAGGACAAAGACATGTGCGTGAAGGATTCGTGGGTAATCATCAGAAATTCTGAGCTGCTGTGTGGTGCTATGGACAAGGGTACACTTGGCTCGGGTACAAAATACTGCATATTTTATACCATCTTGCGAGATTTTGGTGAAGAGTATGCCATACGGTCCATGTGGCGCTTGGCCCGGATGGCTTCGTACTTTATGATGAATCATGGATTTTCATTCGGGATCGGTGATGTCACGCCAAGCCGCAAGTTGCTcgaagagaagcaaaaactGCTGGAAAATGGGTACCGCAAGTGCGACGAGTACATAGCCGAGATGAAGAAGGGTACCCTGCAATGCCAACCGGGTTGCACTGCGGAGCAAACGCTCGAGGCGGTTATGCTAAAGGAACTGTCCAGTATTCGTGAGCTGGCTGCAAAAGCCTGCTTCCGTGAGCTGCATCCGACCAACAGCGCCCTCATCATGGCCCAATCTGGATCGAAGGGATCGAACATTAACATTTCACAGATGATCGCATGCGTCGGTCAACAAGCAATCAATGGTAAGCGAGTCCCGAACGGGTTCGAGGATCGTGCCTTACCACACTTTGAAAAGTTCT CTAAAATTCCTGCAGCGCGTGGATTCGTCCAAAATAGCTTCTATTCTGGCCTAACCCCGAcggaattttttttccacaccaTGGCGGGCCGCGAAGGGTTGGTCGATACGGCAGTCAAGACGGCCGAAACAGGCTATCTGCAGCGGCGTTTGGTAAAGTGTCTGGAAGACCTGGTCGTGCAGTATGATGGCACGGTACGGAATGCCATCGGGGAGGTTGTAGAATTTACGTACGGTGGCGACGGTTTGGATCCAGTCTTTATGgaggttaaaaataaacccgtTGACATCGAACGACAGTTTATGCATGTGCGTAACATGCTGCCCTGCCGGAATGAAGAACCATTGCGTGGCGAATTGGTGAGAAGCATCGGAGAAGCAATATTAAGCAAACCGGAATTTGCTGGTTGCCGAGAGGACTTCCGGAAGGAGTGCTT GGAATATCTAGGACTATTTGGTGAGCGGTTAGCTGCTATTCAACGGCGCTACCGTAAGGGCCCTAAGGttggaatggaaattgaacgcaCCACTGCGGGACACCTGGAGCAATTCCTGCTCCAGGTGCGCAATAAATACAACAAAGCTATCACCGAACCTGGCACGGCGGTTGGTGCCTTGGCAGCTCAGAGCATCGGCGAACCGGGTACACAAATGACCCTGAAGACGTTCCATTTCGCGGGTGTCGCGTCGATGAATATCACACAAGGAGTGCCCCGTATCGTTGAAATTATCAATGCCACCAAAGCTATATCTACTCCGATTATAACGGcagaaattgaaaacaacacTAATATGGAGTTTGCCCGCAAGGTCAAGGCTCGAATCGAGAAGACAACACTGGGAGAGATTTCATCCTACATAGAAGAGGTGTATAAATCCGACGATTGTTTCCTGCTGATCAAACTTGACCTTGACCGAATACGTGTGCTGGGTCTGGAAGTCAATGCAGAAACTATACGTTACTC CATTTGTACATCGAAACTTAAGTTGAAGCAAGATAACGTGGAAATTCATGGTCCATCGCTAATAACTATTCGTCCGGACAGCAGTAAACACAGCCACAGTCTGAATGCAGAATTGCAGCGGCTAATAACGGCCATGCCGAACGTGGTCGTTGCGGGGTTGCCGCAAGTATCGCGTGCTGTCATCGCGGTAGATGATTCTCGAGGAACTCCAAAATATCGCCTATGCGTAGAAGGTTGCGGTTTGCGCGACGTTATGGCAACGTACGGTGTGATCGGTAGCAAGACAAAGAGCAACAACATCCTGGAGGTTTATCAAACACTTGGCATTGAAGCAGCACGTTCGACAATTATGACTGAAATCACTGAAGTAATGGAAGGTCATGGCATGAGTGTAGACCACCGTCACATTATGCTTCTGGCCAGCCAGATGACTTCCAGAGGCGAGGTGCTCGGTATTACACGTCATGGTTTAGCAAAAATGAGAGAATCCGTATTCAACCTGGCTTCG TTTGAAAAAACAGCAGATCACCTGTTTGATGCAGCATATTACGGCCAAACAGATTCCGTCGATGGCGTTTCGGAGCGCATAATCCTAGGAATGCCGGCATCCATTGGGACGGGATTATTCAAACTAATACATAACCACAGTGATACAGCGTTGGACCCGATAGATGATCCCATATTCAATGTGGTTTAA
- the LOC131281853 gene encoding CXXC-type zinc finger protein 1-like, with the protein MSEPKKRSKKSKEEIAKEFDLPERKSKIATILKQDGQAYCLCRSSDSSRFMICCDACEEWYHGDCINVSEKEAKHIKHYYCQRCKEEDPSLQTVFRLVPAPGPPPNPEEKKPPKKRKDKPPGGSSEKRCGQCDGCQAENCGSCDGCLGQTKNGRKQRCEMRVCSNSTSRKKDRAALKAVARNKKRRRSLSPELINPALEGDRQCYGPGCIMTARPQSKYCSNECGMKLATSRIYQVLPQRIQEWSLSPAIGEEQNKKALESIRTKQTIVRATLAELDKRHAELDLLVERAKRCTLDPNALDNSDMEDEMSMYCITCGHEIHSKTAIRHMEKCFNKYESQASFGSIFKTRIDGNSMFCDFYNPASKTYCKRLRVLCPEHCKDPKVSDTDVCGCPLVRNVFQLTGEFCRAPKKFCFKHYVWEKIRRAEIDLERVRQWLKMDELVEQERQIRQAMASRAGVLGLMLHSTYNHEIMEKLCAGKY; encoded by the exons ATGAGCGAACCGAAGAAAAGGAGTAAAAAATCT AAAGAAGAAATTGCTAAAGAGTTTGACTTGCCAGAAAGGAAAAGCAAGATCGCTACAATTCTTAAGCAAGATGGTCAAGCGTATTGTCTCTGCCGATCTTCTGATTCATCTCGTTTCATGAT TTGTTGTGACGCCTGCGAAGAATGGTATCATGGAGATTGCATAAATGTGTCCGAGAAAGAAGCGAAGCACATAAAGCACTACTATTGTCAACGATGCAAAGAAGAGGATCCATCATTGCAAACAGTATTCAGGCTAGTACCAGCACCTGGGCCACCCCCAAATCCGGAAGAGAAAAAGCcaccgaaaaagagaaaagacaAACCACCGGGAGGTTCTTCCGAGAAGCGTTGTGGTCAGTGCGACGGTTGCCAGGCTGAGAACTGTGGCAGCTGCGATGGTTGTTTGGGACAGACAAAAAATGGACGCAAGCAGCGATGTGAAATGCGCGTTTGTAGTAATTCCACGAGTCGCAAAAAAGATCGTGCGGCACTTAAGGCAGTAGCtaggaacaaaaaacgaaGGCGTTCACTGTCGCCCGAATTAATCAACCCGGCTCTCGAAGGCGACCGCCAGTGCTACGGTCCTGGTTGTATTATGACCGCACGGCCTCAATCAAAGTACTGCTCGAACGAGTGTGGAATGAAGCTAGCTACTAGCCGCATTTACCAAGTGTTGCCTCAACGAATTCAAGAGTGGTCTTTAAGCCCTGCTATTGGCGAAGAACAGAACAAGAAAGCTCTGGAATCGATTcggacaaaacaaacaattgtgCGAGCTACTCTGGCAGAACTCGATAAACGGCATGCTGAGTTGGATCTGCTTGTTGAACGTGCAAAGCGCTGCACACTAGACCCAAACGCATTAGATAACAGCGACATGGAGGATGAAATGTCCATGTACTGTATCACGTGCGGTCATGAGATTCACTCCAAAACGGCCATCCGACacatggaaaaatgtttcaacaagTACGAAAGTCAAGCTAGCTTCGGCAGTATCTTCAAGACGCGCATCGACGGAAATTCTATGTTTTGCGACTTTTATAATCCTGCCAGCAAAACATATTGTAAACGTCTTCGCGTTCTGTGTCCCGAGCATTGCAAAGACCCCAAGGTTAGTGACACGGACGTCTGTGGATGCCCATTGGTGAGGAACGTATTTCAACTGACTGGTGAATTTTGCCG TGCACCGAAAAAGTTCTGCTTCAAGCACTATGTTTGGGAAAAAATACGTCGAGCTGAAATCGACCTCGAGCGTGTGAGGCAATGGTTGAAGATGGATGAACTGGTGGAGCAGGAACGTCAGATCCGACAAGCCATGGCCTCACGTGCGGGTGTACTGGGTCTCATGTTGCACTCAACGTACAACCACGAGATAATGGAAAAATTGTGTGCCGGCAAATATTAG
- the LOC131293689 gene encoding uncharacterized protein LOC131293689, with translation MAASAAYMCVKQVFTYIEMIRPHFDPSVDYQQHQQHQQHHQHQQHHQQQQQQQQQHQRQISKIVSSPPPTIISTASGATMCVAKLIIGLEHAPPAFNVRSRVLGDGGTNLNYIRTETGAMVTLRGRGSMHLDPQTMQEAPEPLHLFIEHSSLDGLQGAKQLAKNLIETLQDELSFFQENNVPKANFQIMPQPNIVQTSQVTQMPPLMRTQHVTQPNGIIHQPPPTVLPPQSFVQHPPSLPPSQPPPPQIIQQPPTIIQSHVPVQIHQQPNNVVISQIQTAPPPQLANVSNPPPGTQIRPPIVQIKNSPTPAHLSQPPPAIQIQQTPAEAPQQIIVNPAPPFQVQYIQQNPSIQTSSGPHPNGQVTIQHLIQPQPQPVQGIVQTTLPPPQFDHFQRPPQTQQIITVQGSTAFMVPPPNIMHQTAPQPQNQIIFQTQQPILTHHPPPELTPMGQQATLAQASGMVSNGADDKKVVSGPGEMQIKSESVKLDEGPSAGTLLQQIPATNQLAKTTVIPVSSMPGIPISQPPPPIMSVPPPTVQHIVGNTIITSQPNPSISHGGIPQQIFSQIPVSIQSFAPGPPQQMQVSGSHFVVSAPQPWPVVTASAAAPQIQQVPVSSVPSIQITTQPMRNPNEIHIISQPTIISATEYRSPAQQQQQIITTSAFNPQIQPPPGVQVQFHTVPPPTQQIITSLPNAQTQPPPQAPPPQILENQPGPPHPAQPQHQIIINAPVPPQPPPPPQSFAAVQYSQQDSSKPNVDQLQQRPPQQPQPPQQQSLNHPPQSQAHTHNIRLGQKRKMSEDDIHKSMPPKIGMGLIYDANTCRMNGAGRHFLVGSHRGILTPAQAKCVMSSVSTGTVTTTSTSGGGLISSQISPEHLTDFRRRK, from the exons atggctgCCTCTGCTGCCTATATGTGCGTGAAGCAGGTGTTTACAT ATATCGAGATGATACGTCCTCATTTTGACCCTAGTGTCGATTACcagcaacaccaacaacaccaacagcatcatcagcatcagcaacatcatcagcagcaacaacaacaacagcagcagcatcaacgaCAGATATCTAAGATTGTTAGTAGCCCTCCACCAACGATAATAAGCACCGCTAGTGGGGCAACAATGTGTGTAGCAAAGCTTATTATTGGTCTGGAGCATGCTCCACCAGCGTTCAATGTTCGATCCCGGGTGCTTGGGGACGGTGGTACTAATTTGAATTACATCCGCACTGAAACTGGTGCTATGGTTACTCTACGGGGTCGTGGGTCAATGCATCTTGATCCGCAAACCATGCAAGAAGCACCAGAACCGTTGCATCTTTTCATCGAACACTCATC ATTGGATGGTTTACAAGGCGCTAAGCAACTGGCAAAAAACTTAATTGAAACTTTACAAGATGAATTATCGTTCTTCCAAGAGAACAATGTTCCGAAGGCAAATTTTCAGATAATGCCCCAGCCCAATATAGTTCAAACGTCGCAGGTAACTCAGATGCCCCCGCTCATGCGGACCCAGCACGTAACCCAACCAAATGGGATCATACACCAGCCGCCACCGACGGTTCTTCcgccgcaaagttttgtgCAACATCCGCCATCTTTACCACCAAGTCAGCCTCCACCTCCGCAAATAATACAGCAGCCTCCGACGATCATTCAATCCCACGTGCCTGTACAGATACACCAACAACCAAATAATGTTGTAATCTCACAAATTCaaacagcaccaccaccgcagCTGGCGAATGTGAGTAATCCTCCACCAGGAACGCAGATACGGCCACCCATAGTACAGATCAAAAACTCGCCAACGCCGGCACATCTGTCCCAACCACCTCCGGCTATCCAAATTCAGCAAACACCGGCAGAAGCCCCACAGCAAATCATCGTAAATCCTGCACCTCCCTTTCAAGTGCAGTATATACAACAAAATCCTTCTATCCAAACTAGTAGTGGACCGCATCCTAATGGGCAGGTCACGATTCAGCATCTCATACAACCGCAACCTCAGCCGGTTCAGGGTATCGTACAAACAACGTTACCTCCGCCCCAATTTGATCACTTTCAAAGGCCACCGCAAACGCAACAAATTATTACTGTACAGGGCAGTACGGCGTTTATGGTGCCACCACCAAACATCATGCATCAAACGGCCCCACAGCCACAGAatcaaatcatttttcaaactcAGCAACCGATTCTAACGCACCATCCGCCCCCCGAGCTGACGCCAATGGGGCAACAGGCGACGCTAGCGCAAGCATCAGGAATGGTGTCGAACGGAGCAGACGATAAAAAGGTGGTCAGTGGTCCCGGAGAAATGCAGATTAAATCGGAGTCGGTCAAATTAGACGAAGGACCCTCGGCTGGAACCCTGTTGCAGCAAATTCCAGCCACTAATCAGCTCGCCAAAACAACTGTGATTCCCGTTTCGTCGATGCCCGGTATACCGATTAGTCAACCGCCACCACCAATCATGTCAGTGCCTCCACCGACCGTGCAGCATATAGTCGGTAATACAATAATCACTTCGCAGCCGAACCCTTCGATCAGTCATGGTGGTATCCCACAGCAAATCTTTAGCCAAATACCTGTCTCTATACAATCGTTTGCCCCCGGACCACCGCAGCAGATGCAAGTTAGCGGATCGCACTTTGTCGTTAGTGCACCACAACCGTGGCCCGTCGTAACCGCATCAGCTGCTGCACCACAAATACAGCAAGTCCCTGTTAGTTCCGTACCGAGCATTCAAATTACCACGCAACCAATGCGCAATCCGAATGAGATACACATCATCAGCCAACCGACGATCATCAGCGCCACTGAATATCGATCGCcagcgcagcagcagcaacaaataaTTACTACTAGTGCATTTAATCCGCAAATACAACCGCCTCCAG GAGTGCAAGTGCAATTCCATACCGTACCGCCACCAACGCAGCAGATCATCACAAGCTTGCCTAATGCTCAAACGCAACCTCCACCACAAGCTCCTCCACCGCAGATACTGGAAAATCAGCCAGGACCTCCACACCCGGCACAACCACAGCATCAGATTATCATCAATGCTCCGGTGCCTCCCCagcctcctccaccaccacaatCGTTTGCAGCTGTTCAATATTCACAACAAGATTCATCTAAA CCGAATGTTGATCAGCTACAACAGCGACCTCCCCAACAGCCGCAGCCTCCCCAACAGCAATCTTTAAACCATCCCCCTCAATCACAAGCGCACACTCACAATATACGACTTGGGCAAAAGCGTAAAATGTCCGAAGACGATATACACAAATCAATGCCGCCCAAAATCGGAATGGG ATTAATTTACGATGCCAATACGTGTAGGATGAATGGTGCTGGAAGACATTTTTTAGTAGGAAGCCACAGAGGAATCTTGACTCCAGCACAAGCAAAGTGTGTAATGTCATCGGTATCGACGGGGACGGTAACAACAACGTCAACATCGGGCGGTGGCCTTATATCGTCTCAGATATCTCCAGAACATTTAACAG ACTTCAGGAGGCGGAAATGA